In the genome of Marinomonas algicola, the window GGCCAACTTGTTTTAGTGGATGATGACATTATTGAAAACAGCAATTTACAGCGACAAGTGCTTTATAAAGAAGCTGATGTTGGGTTGAAAAAAGTAGTTGCAGCGAAGCAGCAGTTAGAAGCACTGAATTCATCAACCAAGATTGATGTTATTGATGAACGCCTTTCTGAATCTCAACTGTCAGAATGCCTACAAAGTGTTGACCTCGTAATGGACTGCACAGACAATTTTATGATCCGACAGCAAATAAATAAGCTGTGCTATGCCTTTAAAAAACCTCTGGTCAGTGCGGCAGCCATTCGTTGGGAAGGACAAATAATAAGCTTCCGTTTCGATCAAGAAGTTGAGATTTGTTACCAATGCTTATATCCAAACTTATCGGATAATGCATTAAATTGCAGTCAATCTGGCATTATCAGCCCTGTAGTTGGCAGTATTGGCGTGTTGCAGTCTCTTGAAGCGCTTAAAATTATCAGTCAATGTGGCGTCGTTACTCATGGGTTACTCAAGTTATTTGATGGCTTTACTGGACAATGGCGGGAGTTGAAGCTCAGTACCGATCCTGAGTGTAAAATATGCCAATCCCATTGATTCTTTATAGTTAGACTCTATTTATTTGATAGGAATAATTCGTCCTGTTTTAAATGTTTTTTTGATACAATAAGGGACAAAATGATCATCAGTAATGTTTTTATACTGGTCTGTTTTCTATTTTAGGAGTGAGATAAATGAGCGAAGTTA includes:
- a CDS encoding HesA/MoeB/ThiF family protein, with amino-acid sequence MNEMQLDRYSRHILLANFDYLGQQRLLDSRILMVGVGGLGNIAASYLAAAGVGQLVLVDDDIIENSNLQRQVLYKEADVGLKKVVAAKQQLEALNSSTKIDVIDERLSESQLSECLQSVDLVMDCTDNFMIRQQINKLCYAFKKPLVSAAAIRWEGQIISFRFDQEVEICYQCLYPNLSDNALNCSQSGIISPVVGSIGVLQSLEALKIISQCGVVTHGLLKLFDGFTGQWRELKLSTDPECKICQSH